A genomic segment from Lutibacter sp. A80 encodes:
- a CDS encoding ABC transporter ATP-binding protein produces MTKILKINELEKTYKSGSKKLTVLNEISFEVETGSIFAIVGPSGSGKTTLLGLCAGLDHPSSGSVELCGSNLQELDEDGRAKLRNKEVGFIFQNFQLLPTLTALENVIVPLELQGEKNATQVGKELLQKVGLADRFHHYPSQLSGGEQQRVALARAFSNKPSILFADEPTGNLDEETGEKVIQLLFQLNKEAGTTLVIITHDLDLANRTQQIVRLKGGKIMSNQKTKTV; encoded by the coding sequence ATGACAAAGATATTAAAGATTAACGAACTAGAGAAAACATATAAAAGCGGTTCGAAAAAATTAACAGTATTAAATGAAATTTCTTTTGAAGTAGAAACAGGAAGTATCTTTGCAATTGTAGGGCCTTCAGGTAGTGGAAAGACTACTTTATTAGGGCTGTGTGCTGGTTTAGATCATCCAAGTTCGGGTAGTGTAGAATTGTGTGGGAGTAATTTACAAGAGTTAGATGAAGATGGACGTGCAAAATTACGCAATAAGGAAGTCGGATTTATATTTCAAAATTTTCAGCTTCTACCAACGCTTACTGCCTTAGAAAATGTAATTGTTCCACTAGAATTACAAGGCGAAAAAAATGCAACTCAGGTTGGTAAAGAGTTGCTACAAAAAGTAGGATTGGCAGATCGTTTTCACCATTACCCATCGCAATTATCAGGAGGTGAGCAACAACGTGTAGCATTAGCAAGAGCTTTTTCTAACAAACCTTCTATTTTATTTGCTGATGAACCTACAGGGAATTTAGATGAAGAAACAGGCGAAAAAGTTATTCAATTATTGTTTCAATTAAATAAAGAAGCAGGCACAACCTTGGTTATTATAACTCACGATTTAGACTTAGCAAATAGAACGCAACAAATAGTGCGATTAAAAGGAGGGAAAATAATGTCGAACCAAAAAACAAAGACTGTTTAA